The Theileria annulata chromosome 3, complete sequence, *** SEQUENCING IN PROGRESS *** genome has a segment encoding these proteins:
- a CDS encoding uncharacterized protein (note;~Tap-24g11.q1c.C.cand.7 - score = 21.71), with amino-acid sequence MDGNNKSVCFLFDGDNSECVKYALNLIKRVLDCCCYKGDKKLLLIYNRYCFTDDVDILERLFTPSTESSKLINLHQDYKNSSDYDKLIDDFLKQCIESQPSETLSYTDTFPINNTSSSFNTYSNTLNNYSSPTEHTSENTPNDSVTDIKVYAENNSEHDVRLITYSYDSMDDYMDNVDKLLNSLENVEHIFVTGLSNLLDDEMFEEEEEEEYHEVDHPFSFIGFSEDEVKVYDEDLISLYCLSLELVLNHLKQDENQLISNSDCGCDLIPKFFLFDRLPSDSDSATKFAKFISDRFNRTYFIH; translated from the coding sequence atggaTGGGAACAACAAGTCAGTTTGTTTCCTATTTGATGGCGATAATTCcgaatgtgtaaaatatgcTCTAAACTTGATTAAGCGTGTTTTAGACTGCTGTTGCTACAAAGGGGACAAGAAGTTACTGCTGATATACAATAGGTATTGTTTCACTGATGACGTTGACATTCTCGAAAGGTTATTTACTCCAAGTACGGAATCgagtaaattaataaatcttCACCAGgattataaaaattctaGTGACTATGACAAACTAATtgatgattttttaaaacaatgTATAGAATCTCAGCCTTCAGAAACCCTAAGTTACACAGATACCTTTCCTATAAATAATACTTCGTCTAGTTTTAACACTTATTCCAACACtcttaataattattcCTCTCCCACCGAACATACCTCAGAAAACACTCCAAACGATAGCGTAACTGATATTAAGGTTTATGCCGAAAATAATTCCGAGCACGATGTTCGGCTCATAACTTACTCCTATGACTCTATGGATGATTATATGGATAATGTGGACAAGCTGTTAAATAGTTTGGAGAATGTTGAGCACATTTTTGTGACTGGGTTATCAAATTTACTAGATGACGAGATGTTTGAAGAAGAAGAGGAGGAAGAATATCATGAGGTTGATCATCCTTTCAGTTTTATTGGATTTTCAGAAGATGAGGTTAAGGTTTACGATGAGGACCTTATTAGCCTCTACTGTTTATCTCTTGAACTGGTTTTAAACCACTTAAAACAGGATGAAAACCAGCTAATCAGTAATTCAGATTGTGGTTGTGACTTAATACCCAAGTTCTTCCTATTTGATAGGCTTCCTTCAGACTCTGATTCCGCCACCAAATTCGCCAAATTTATCTCCGATCGCTTCAATCGCACTTActttattcattaa
- a CDS encoding uncharacterized protein (note;~Tap-24g11.q1c.C.cand.6 - score = 10.99), producing MDQKNTVARGNNVNQDRSQRIDESQRNYNPQFGYQTMTEEREMNMYQGNQYVIQQVDGEQIPGNFVDPMERPYVYNYPIYEGGIPVYTSIQPYGYNGYHATHPYEPVKNLPRIVYTGQDLVENQRFQTVPLPYGKVTHRQKKNFLCC from the exons ATGGACCAGAAAAACACAGTAGCCAGGGGAAACAATGTGAATCAAGACAGAAGTCAACGAATTG ATGAATCTCAAAGAAACTATAACCCACAATTCGGTTATCAGACAATGACGGAGGAG AGGGAAATGAACATGTATCAGGGAAATCAGTATGTAATTCAGCAGGTTGATGGTGAGCAGATTCCAGGAAATTTTGTTGACCCTATGGAAAGGCCatatgtgtataattatcCAATATACGAGGGTGGAATCCCAGTATACACTTCAATTCAGCCTTACGGATACAACGGTTATCATGCAACTCATCCGTATGAACCGGTTAAAAACTTGCCAAGGATAGTTTACACTGGACAGGATTTAGTGGAGAATCAAAGATTCCAAACTGTGCCGTTGCCTTATGGAAAAGTTACACATCGTCAAAAAAAGAATTTCCTGTgttgttaa